One genomic window of Cercospora beticola chromosome 5, complete sequence includes the following:
- the SCD1 gene encoding Scytalone dehydratase, protein MDPNIKAGATRSLKRARSSSSSPPPKSNGTHNKTTAPDTTAKMPGFADTQLEPVKLISLEEMQGCMAAVYEWADSYDSKDWERLRKCIAPTLRIDYRSFLNKLWEEMPAEEFIQMASDPHVLGDPTLKTQHFIGGTKWEKVSDDEIIGYHQLRVPHQKYTDETLTQVAVKGHAHSFNLHWYKKVNGVWKFAGLNPDIRWFEYDFDKVFETGRNQMGDEQEQKNLAAQAEGIPPPAKAQKASA, encoded by the exons ATGGATCCCAATATTAAAGCTGGCGCGACACGCTCGTTGAAGCGTGCtcgttcttcctcatcatcaccaccgcccaAATCGAACGGCACCCATAACAAAACGACAGCACCAGATACAACCGCAAAGATGCCAGGCTTCGCAGACACTCAGCTTGAGCCCGTCAAGCTCATCAGTCTCGAGG AAATGCAAGGCTGCATGGCTGCAGTCTACGAATGGGCCGACTCCTACGACAGCAAAGACTGGGAGCGTCTACGAAAGTGCATTGCACCAACCCTCCGAATCGACTATCGCAGTTTCCTCAACAAGCTCTGGGAAGAAATGCCAGCAGAAGAATTCATTCAAATGGCCAGCGATCCACACGTCCTTGGAGACCCGACATTGAAGACTCAGCACTTCATCGGCGGCACGAAGTGGGAGAAAGTCAGCGATGATGAGATTATTG GCTACCACCAACTCCGCGTACCACACCAAAAATACACAGACGAGACCCTCACTCAGGTCGCCGTAAAGGGCCACGCCCACTCCTTCAACCTCCACTGGTACAAGAAAGTCAACGGAGTCTGGAAATTCGCTGGCTTGAACCCTGATATCAGGTGGTTCGAGTACGATTTCG ACAAAGTCTTCGAAACCGGCCGCAACCAAATGGGCGACGAACAGGAACAAAAGAACCTCGCAGCTCAAGCAGAAG GAATTCCCCCTCCGGCCAAAGCTCAAAAGGCCTCAGCCTAG